A part of Deinococcus aerius genomic DNA contains:
- a CDS encoding DUF6683 family protein, translated as MRRVLALAALGTLSLASAQYDFLTDNLNMMNMMMGNFLLMNSVMMNAVAEQEARRQEVQKAVEAERARLEPRGRAVIAAGRATTTFRPSAGSAVLDAFAGALASDPRQRPRAREALGTLMNEYRRLSAGYGLSTSDLADGLAFSAAASYETLVAGAHEMGKNDLAALRAHIRPRLLADPVTQGMNDAERQEMQEGLVLLTLVGVARYEVAGQQRSEAAFREARDLLGTLFEAVVGAPYQKVRFTPQGLVIRRD; from the coding sequence GTGAGGCGGGTCCTGGCTCTTGCCGCGCTGGGGACGCTCTCGCTCGCGTCCGCCCAGTACGACTTCCTGACCGACAACCTCAACATGATGAACATGATGATGGGCAACTTCTTGCTCATGAACTCCGTCATGATGAACGCGGTCGCCGAGCAGGAGGCCCGGCGGCAGGAGGTGCAGAAGGCGGTCGAGGCCGAGCGCGCCCGCTTGGAACCCCGGGGCCGGGCGGTGATCGCGGCGGGCCGGGCGACCACGACCTTCCGGCCATCGGCGGGCTCGGCGGTCCTCGACGCCTTCGCGGGGGCGCTGGCGAGTGACCCCCGGCAGCGGCCCCGGGCGCGCGAGGCCCTGGGCACCCTGATGAACGAGTACCGCAGGCTGAGCGCGGGGTACGGCCTCTCGACCTCGGACCTGGCCGACGGGCTGGCGTTCTCGGCGGCGGCCAGCTACGAGACGCTCGTGGCCGGGGCGCACGAGATGGGCAAGAACGACCTCGCCGCGCTGCGCGCCCACATCCGCCCCCGCCTGCTCGCCGACCCGGTGACCCAGGGCATGAACGACGCCGAGCGCCAGGAGATGCAGGAGGGCCTGGTCCTCCTCACGCTCGTGGGGGTCGCCCGCTACGAGGTGGCCGGTCAGCAGCGGTCGGAGGCGGCCTTCAGGGAGGCGCGCGACCTGCTGGGCACCCTCTTCGAGGCCGTGGTCGGGGCGCCCTACCAGAAGGTGCGCTTCACCCCGCAGGGGCTCGTGATCCGCCGGGACTGA
- a CDS encoding DUF6683 family protein yields the protein MPRASRLLLPLLLASTLASAQVYEGLRPGDPPLIPQVVTLNSLGVSDTDVYVTLFGFTVPDLTFIDQNFPGVVARGNTAIRAGKASTTFAPGRSNAPGEIAARVGGSLQVQGELRGRLEQALAGYPAIAEKLGLSTTDFADTLTFAVAAFTLVASDGRKDLSDAEVAGLRADMRARLLRNKGFQGLTFPQRQHAHDYLVLLGLIVLDAYQTGQASGDAATAEQAVQNARAHIRRLLGAEFERVQFTPKGVVIR from the coding sequence ATGCCGCGCGCCTCCCGCCTGCTGCTGCCCCTGCTGCTCGCCTCCACGCTCGCCTCGGCCCAGGTGTACGAGGGCCTGCGCCCGGGTGATCCCCCCCTGATCCCGCAGGTCGTGACCCTCAACAGCCTGGGGGTCAGCGACACCGACGTGTACGTGACGCTGTTCGGCTTCACGGTGCCCGACCTGACCTTTATCGACCAGAACTTCCCGGGGGTGGTGGCGCGGGGCAACACGGCCATCCGGGCGGGAAAGGCCAGCACGACCTTCGCCCCGGGCCGGTCGAACGCGCCCGGTGAGATCGCCGCCCGGGTCGGGGGCAGCCTCCAGGTCCAGGGGGAGCTGCGGGGGCGCCTGGAGCAGGCCCTCGCGGGGTATCCGGCCATCGCCGAGAAGCTGGGGCTCAGCACCACCGACTTCGCTGACACGCTGACCTTCGCGGTCGCCGCCTTCACCCTGGTGGCGAGCGACGGCCGCAAGGACCTCTCCGATGCCGAGGTCGCGGGGCTGCGTGCGGACATGCGCGCCCGGCTGCTGCGGAACAAGGGCTTCCAGGGCCTCACCTTTCCCCAGCGCCAGCACGCGCACGACTACCTCGTGCTGCTCGGCCTGATCGTCCTCGACGCCTACCAGACGGGCCAGGCGTCGGGGGACGCCGCGACCGCCGAGCAGGCCGTCCAGAATGCCCGGGCCCACATCCGCCGCCTGCTGGGCGCCGAGTTCGAGCGGGTGCAGTTCACCCCGAAGGGCGTGGTGATTCGGTGA
- a CDS encoding ATP-binding protein, protein MVLGTEDATPVTFWFAVAPGASVSMDDLVVVATRKPGGQPVHFYGIVDHVRTRHEGVTFDSDVQDVVAGLLPASVSYAARVLVTRVAPENFIPPQPGDEVRHARGDDLRLALSADKMKRSFPGGLLADGQVLPINYQFVNGEQGGHINISGISGVATKTSYALFLLHAIFRGGVLEDRNEGHRTRALIFNVKGEDLLFLDQPNREVEGVERGVQAAKNLPAGRYELLGLPATPFRDVQFLAPPKGGQGDVIVPDVEQRSQGVTPFVFSLREFCGRRMLPYVFPDGSGSLNLGFVIGNMEEKLARLAAGDDAPYLTVEDWQPDTEVLLSENLRFDEMGKTRIETFGALVSYLEYKLLEQNEGEGDPRWVLKQNQGTLRAFVRRLRGVQKHLSPLVRGDLTPAQAARYRPEVLKQGVQTTVVDIHKLGAHAQSFVVGVLLRDLFEHKERYGRQDTVFVVLDELNKYAPREGDSPIKDVLLDIAERGRSLGIILIGAQQTASEVERRIVSNAAIRVVGRLDLAEAERPEYRFLPQSFRARAGILQPGTMLVSQPDVPNPVLVGYPFPAWATRRDEVAESVTVQETEDAGKDWLGL, encoded by the coding sequence ATGGTGCTGGGCACCGAGGACGCCACGCCCGTCACCTTCTGGTTCGCGGTGGCCCCCGGCGCGAGCGTGAGCATGGATGATCTGGTGGTCGTGGCCACCCGCAAGCCTGGCGGCCAGCCCGTCCACTTCTACGGCATCGTGGATCACGTCCGCACCCGGCACGAGGGCGTGACCTTCGACTCCGACGTGCAGGACGTGGTGGCCGGGCTGCTCCCCGCCTCCGTGAGCTACGCGGCCCGCGTCCTCGTCACGCGGGTGGCCCCCGAGAACTTCATTCCCCCCCAGCCCGGGGACGAGGTGCGCCATGCCCGGGGCGACGACCTGCGGCTGGCCCTCAGCGCGGACAAGATGAAGCGGTCCTTTCCGGGCGGCCTCCTCGCGGACGGCCAGGTGCTGCCGATCAACTACCAGTTCGTGAACGGCGAGCAGGGCGGCCACATCAACATCAGCGGCATCTCGGGGGTGGCGACGAAGACGAGCTACGCCCTCTTCCTGCTGCACGCGATCTTCCGGGGCGGGGTGCTGGAGGACCGCAACGAGGGGCACCGCACCCGCGCCCTGATCTTCAACGTGAAGGGCGAGGATCTGCTCTTCCTCGACCAGCCCAACCGCGAGGTCGAGGGCGTGGAGCGCGGGGTGCAGGCGGCCAAGAACCTGCCCGCCGGACGCTACGAGCTGCTGGGCCTCCCCGCCACGCCCTTCCGCGACGTGCAGTTCCTCGCGCCGCCCAAGGGGGGACAGGGCGACGTGATCGTGCCCGACGTGGAGCAGCGGTCCCAGGGCGTCACCCCCTTCGTGTTCAGCCTGCGCGAGTTCTGCGGGCGGCGGATGCTCCCCTACGTGTTCCCGGACGGCAGCGGCAGCCTCAACCTCGGCTTCGTGATCGGCAACATGGAGGAGAAACTCGCGCGGCTGGCCGCCGGGGACGACGCGCCGTACCTCACCGTCGAGGACTGGCAGCCCGACACGGAGGTGCTCCTCTCCGAGAACCTGCGCTTCGACGAGATGGGCAAGACGCGCATCGAGACCTTCGGGGCGCTCGTCTCCTACCTCGAATACAAGCTGCTGGAGCAGAACGAGGGCGAGGGCGACCCCAGGTGGGTCCTCAAGCAGAACCAGGGCACCCTGCGCGCCTTCGTCCGCCGCCTGCGGGGGGTGCAGAAGCACCTCTCGCCCCTGGTGCGCGGCGACCTCACCCCCGCCCAGGCCGCGCGGTACCGCCCCGAGGTGCTGAAACAGGGCGTGCAGACGACCGTGGTGGACATCCACAAGCTGGGGGCGCACGCGCAGAGCTTCGTCGTGGGCGTGCTCCTGCGCGACCTCTTCGAGCACAAGGAGCGGTACGGGCGGCAGGACACGGTGTTCGTCGTGCTCGACGAGCTGAACAAGTATGCCCCGCGCGAGGGGGACAGCCCGATCAAGGACGTGCTGCTCGACATCGCCGAGCGCGGGCGCTCCCTGGGCATCATCCTGATCGGGGCGCAGCAGACCGCCAGCGAGGTCGAGCGGCGCATCGTCTCCAACGCGGCGATCCGGGTGGTGGGGCGCCTGGACCTCGCGGAGGCCGAGCGGCCCGAGTACCGCTTCCTGCCGCAGAGTTTCCGGGCGCGGGCGGGCATCCTCCAGCCGGGAACCATGCTCGTGTCGCAGCCCGACGTGCCCAACCCGGTCCTCGTGGGCTACCCCTTCCCCGCCTGGGCCACCCGCCGCGACGAGGTGGCCGAGAGTGTGACGGTGCAGGAGACCGAGGACGCCGGGAAGGACTGGCTGGGGCTGTAG